The proteins below come from a single Sphingomonas carotinifaciens genomic window:
- the bluB gene encoding 5,6-dimethylbenzimidazole synthase: MTPPQFDAAFCAQFEQLLAWRRDVRHFRTDPIPAPLWRALLATVTLAPSVGNAQPWRLVRIRSPALRARLAAHADTCNADAARQQADPAHYRALKLHGLREAPEILAVFNDESPAAGHGLGIATMPEMLRYSSVMAIHTLWLAARARGLGLGWVSILDPLPVAAMLDVPAGWTLIGVLCLGYPQDPSDIPELERRGWQAREPLADRLFER; the protein is encoded by the coding sequence GTGACGCCGCCGCAGTTCGATGCCGCCTTTTGCGCCCAGTTCGAGCAACTGCTCGCCTGGCGCCGCGATGTCCGCCATTTCCGCACCGACCCGATACCGGCGCCGCTGTGGCGGGCGCTGCTCGCCACCGTCACGCTTGCCCCCTCGGTCGGCAACGCACAGCCCTGGCGCCTCGTCCGCATCCGCAGCCCCGCCTTGCGTGCCCGGCTGGCGGCCCATGCCGACACGTGCAATGCCGACGCTGCGCGCCAACAGGCCGACCCGGCGCATTACCGCGCGTTGAAGCTCCACGGTTTGCGGGAAGCGCCTGAGATCCTGGCCGTGTTCAACGACGAGAGTCCCGCCGCCGGCCACGGCCTTGGCATCGCGACCATGCCCGAAATGCTGCGCTATTCGAGCGTGATGGCGATCCACACGCTATGGCTTGCCGCGCGGGCCCGCGGACTGGGGCTCGGCTGGGTATCGATCCTCGATCCGCTGCCCGTTGCCGCGATGCTGGACGTGCCGGCCGGCTGGACGCTGATCGGCGTGCTGTGCCTGGGCTATCCGCAGGACCCGTCCGACATCCCCGAACTGGAACGCCGCGGCTGGCAGGCGCGCGAACCGCTTGCCGACCGCCTGTTCGAACGCTGA
- a CDS encoding DUF1636 domain-containing protein has translation MQLKPAAPGPSLVVCDTCRFSADAREDEHGQRGGARLAEALRVVQALDPRYAAVTVETMPCLFACTEHCTVHLRAAAKVGYVLGRFAPDADAARALLDYATAYADSEHGRVPFKQWPEGVKGHFIVRTPPEGMLVE, from the coding sequence ATGCAGTTGAAGCCCGCCGCTCCCGGTCCCTCGCTCGTCGTCTGCGATACCTGCCGCTTTTCCGCCGACGCGCGCGAGGACGAACATGGCCAGCGCGGCGGCGCGCGCCTGGCCGAGGCGCTGCGCGTGGTGCAGGCGCTCGACCCGCGTTATGCCGCGGTGACGGTGGAGACGATGCCCTGCCTGTTCGCCTGCACCGAACATTGCACCGTGCATCTGCGCGCGGCGGCCAAGGTCGGCTATGTCCTTGGCCGCTTCGCGCCCGACGCGGATGCGGCACGCGCGCTGCTCGATTACGCGACCGCCTATGCCGATAGCGAGCATGGCCGCGTCCCCTTCAAGCAGTGGCCGGAAGGGGTGAAGGGACATTTCATCGTCCGCACCCCGCCGGAGGGGATGCTGGTCGAATAG
- a CDS encoding YgfZ/GcvT domain-containing protein: protein MNETTPGTTLETRAVLRLSGDDVRGFLQALVTQDVALLTPQTPQWTALLSPQGKVLFDFLLWADEDAVLIDAEADQAEALLRRLALYRLRRAIAIERTDLAVHWNMQGDRGVPDPRLAALGHRWLAPAGVAAQGWDAHRLRLGVTEGVGELGAGETLWLECNARELNGVSFTKGCYVGQENTARMHHRSKVNRRLIVAPLGEAGDRTRATYPELGLMVEHRRVEALGDALIPAWLAPALA from the coding sequence ATGAACGAGACCACCCCGGGAACGACCCTTGAAACCCGCGCCGTGCTGCGCCTGTCCGGCGACGATGTTCGCGGCTTCCTGCAGGCGCTGGTGACGCAGGACGTCGCGCTGCTCACCCCGCAGACGCCGCAATGGACCGCACTGCTCAGCCCCCAGGGCAAGGTCCTGTTCGATTTCCTGCTCTGGGCGGACGAGGACGCGGTGCTGATCGATGCGGAGGCGGATCAGGCGGAGGCGCTGTTGCGCCGGCTCGCACTGTATCGCCTGCGCCGCGCGATCGCCATCGAGCGCACCGATCTGGCGGTGCACTGGAACATGCAGGGCGACCGCGGTGTGCCCGATCCACGCCTCGCCGCGCTCGGCCATCGCTGGCTCGCCCCCGCGGGCGTGGCGGCGCAAGGCTGGGACGCGCATCGCCTTCGCCTCGGCGTCACCGAAGGGGTGGGCGAACTCGGTGCGGGCGAAACCCTGTGGCTGGAATGCAATGCCCGCGAGTTGAACGGCGTCAGCTTCACCAAGGGCTGCTACGTCGGGCAGGAGAATACCGCGCGGATGCATCACCGGTCCAAGGTCAACCGCCGCCTGATCGTCGCGCCGCTCGGCGAGGCGGGCGACCGCACACGCGCCACCTATCCCGAACTCGGCCTGATGGTGGAACATCGCCGGGTGGAGGCATTGGGTGACGCGCTGATACCGGCCTGGCTGGCTCCCGCGCTGGCATAG
- the bla gene encoding class A beta-lactamase, whose translation MFDPSPHLCRRALLAGMIAAPVVGARQAMAAPHNLADLAADLERRIGGRLGVAHFVPRTEMLRGHRLEQRFPMCSTFKLLAVAAILARVDGRRDHLDAPVAVREADRVAHAPVTGPHIGGTMTLADLCAAAMQESDNVAANLLLRRLGGPAGITAYAQSLGDRATRLDRWEPDLNSALPGDPRDTTTPAAMARLAGRILEGDSLRPPSCALLRRWMTQTRTGLTRIRAGLPHSWSVGDKTGSGANGTANDVAWFHPPGRDPAILAIFLTDTQASATARDAVFATIAHHVAARR comes from the coding sequence ATGTTCGATCCATCCCCTCACCTTTGCCGACGCGCGCTGCTGGCGGGCATGATCGCGGCACCGGTGGTTGGCGCGCGCCAGGCCATGGCAGCGCCGCACAATCTTGCGGACCTTGCCGCTGATCTGGAGCGGCGGATCGGCGGCCGTCTGGGCGTGGCCCATTTCGTGCCACGGACGGAAATGTTGCGCGGCCATCGGCTAGAGCAGCGCTTCCCCATGTGCAGCACGTTCAAGCTGCTTGCCGTCGCGGCGATCCTGGCACGGGTCGACGGACGCCGCGATCATCTGGATGCGCCCGTGGCGGTGCGCGAGGCGGACCGGGTGGCACATGCGCCAGTGACCGGGCCGCATATCGGGGGCACGATGACCCTGGCCGATCTTTGTGCGGCGGCAATGCAGGAGAGCGACAATGTCGCTGCGAACCTGTTGCTGCGGCGACTGGGCGGGCCCGCGGGGATCACCGCCTATGCGCAGAGCCTGGGCGACCGGGCGACACGGCTCGACCGGTGGGAACCCGATCTGAACAGTGCGCTGCCCGGCGATCCGCGCGATACGACCACCCCCGCAGCGATGGCACGGCTGGCGGGTCGGATCCTGGAGGGCGACAGTCTGCGTCCCCCATCCTGTGCGTTGCTGCGGCGATGGATGACGCAGACGCGTACCGGCCTGACCCGCATCCGCGCGGGCCTTCCCCACAGCTGGAGCGTCGGCGACAAGACGGGCAGCGGCGCCAACGGCACGGCCAACGACGTCGCCTGGTTCCACCCGCCCGGCCGCGACCCAGCGATACTTGCCATCTTTCTGACGGATACGCAGGCAAGTGCCACGGCGCGCGATGCGGTGTTCGCCACCATCGCGCACCACGTCGCCGCGCGGCGCTGA
- a CDS encoding OmpA family protein yields MRKIAIVLALASTALASPALARDKSWYVGVEGGAMIVEDIDYDITGSRTGVASVDHDYGYDVDAVMGYDFGGFRLETEVGYRKATVDGFSSTTLTNTGIGAGTVAAGNYDYAGGSSSALSFMLNGLLDFGEDDSIQGFVGGGVGVARVKANYALNQRADFLDDSDTVFAWQALAGIRAPLSENLDATLKYRFFNAENVRLVDIANNTHDGRFRSHSILGGLTYNFGEPTPPPPPPPPPPPPPPPPPPPPPPAPEVVCSPGPFIVFFEWDKSDITPEAASILDNAVTQYQSCGNAQVMLAGYTDTSGAAQYNVGLSQRRADAVKAYMTSRSIPDGVISTEAFGETRLRVQTADGVREVQNRRVEVTYGPGSGQ; encoded by the coding sequence ATGCGGAAGATTGCCATTGTTCTGGCACTCGCCTCCACCGCTCTGGCTTCGCCCGCCCTCGCCCGCGACAAGTCGTGGTACGTAGGCGTCGAAGGCGGTGCGATGATCGTCGAAGATATCGATTATGATATCACCGGCTCGCGCACCGGCGTGGCTAGCGTCGACCATGATTACGGCTACGACGTCGACGCCGTGATGGGTTATGATTTCGGCGGTTTCCGCCTCGAAACCGAGGTCGGCTATCGCAAGGCAACCGTGGACGGCTTCTCGTCGACCACGCTGACCAACACCGGCATCGGTGCGGGCACCGTTGCAGCGGGCAACTATGATTATGCCGGCGGCTCCAGCTCGGCGCTCAGCTTCATGCTGAACGGCCTGCTCGACTTCGGTGAAGACGATTCGATCCAGGGCTTTGTCGGCGGCGGCGTCGGCGTTGCACGCGTCAAGGCGAACTATGCGCTCAACCAGCGTGCAGACTTCCTGGACGACTCCGACACGGTCTTCGCATGGCAGGCTCTCGCGGGTATCCGCGCGCCGCTGAGCGAGAACCTGGACGCGACGCTGAAGTATCGCTTCTTCAACGCCGAGAACGTCCGTCTGGTCGACATCGCGAACAACACGCATGACGGTCGTTTCCGGTCGCACTCGATCCTGGGTGGCCTGACCTACAACTTCGGTGAGCCGACGCCTCCGCCGCCGCCGCCGCCGCCGCCGCCGCCCCCGCCGCCTCCTCCGCCTCCGCCGCCGCCGCCGGCTCCGGAAGTGGTGTGCTCGCCGGGTCCGTTCATCGTGTTCTTCGAGTGGGACAAGTCGGACATCACCCCGGAGGCCGCGTCGATCCTCGACAACGCCGTCACGCAGTACCAGTCGTGCGGCAACGCACAGGTCATGCTGGCCGGTTACACCGACACCTCGGGCGCCGCGCAGTACAATGTGGGCCTCTCGCAGCGTCGTGCAGACGCGGTGAAGGCGTACATGACCTCGCGTTCGATCCCGGACGGCGTGATCTCGACGGAAGCGTTCGGCGAAACCCGCCTGCGCGTCCAGACCGCCGACGGCGTGCGCGAAGTGCAGAACCGTCGCGTGGAAGTCACCTACGGGCCCGGCTCGGGCCAGTAA
- a CDS encoding DUF1134 domain-containing protein, whose protein sequence is MAAGGPGTAQVRTIDPNQAIDSDLQTQPSPPPRATTPSRPAQPAPVPPQDTPSTPPPATTGQSGSEARATATTQASETFERDDLLAAGEGVFGKGAEGLGGMLERILKEQGRPNAYIAGREASGAFVVGVRYGSGIMTHKVEGQMPVYWTGPSLGFDIGGDANKVFVLVYNLYDTEELFHRFPAAEGRLYFVGGFAATYLRRGNVVLIPVRLGVGWRAGVNVGYMNFTHNSRWLPF, encoded by the coding sequence ATGGCCGCCGGCGGGCCCGGCACGGCGCAGGTGCGCACCATCGATCCCAATCAGGCGATCGACAGCGACCTGCAGACGCAGCCGTCGCCGCCGCCGCGCGCCACCACGCCCTCGCGCCCTGCTCAGCCCGCCCCGGTGCCGCCGCAGGATACGCCATCAACGCCGCCGCCCGCCACCACCGGCCAGAGCGGATCGGAGGCCCGCGCCACCGCCACCACCCAAGCCTCCGAAACCTTCGAGCGGGACGACCTGCTGGCAGCGGGCGAGGGCGTGTTCGGCAAGGGCGCGGAAGGCTTGGGCGGGATGCTGGAGCGCATCCTGAAGGAACAGGGCCGCCCCAACGCCTATATCGCCGGCCGCGAAGCCTCCGGCGCGTTCGTCGTCGGCGTCCGCTACGGATCGGGCATCATGACGCACAAGGTGGAGGGGCAGATGCCGGTCTACTGGACCGGTCCGTCGCTCGGCTTCGATATCGGTGGCGATGCCAACAAGGTCTTCGTCCTCGTCTACAACCTCTACGATACCGAGGAGCTGTTCCACCGCTTCCCGGCCGCGGAGGGCCGGCTGTATTTCGTCGGCGGGTTCGCCGCCACCTATTTGCGCCGCGGCAACGTCGTGCTGATCCCGGTGCGCTTGGGCGTCGGCTGGCGCGCGGGTGTGAATGTCGGCTATATGAACTTCACCCACAATTCGCGCTGGCTGCCCTTCTGA
- a CDS encoding M14 family metallopeptidase, translating to MSPLYPLLLSLAVIQPTPDPTPNVNPPAQDPARPRVTLPPAMPWSGRSEALIAKPGDPWITPAEANGFTATPSYDETHAWIDRLVAASPLLSREVFGRTSEGRALYAVRAHRGAAGKPVVLIQAGIHSGEIDGKDAGLMLLRDIALRDKADLLAQVDIVFVPIYNADGHERASPYNRPNQRGPNNPGERSTPQGINLNRDYAKADAPETQGMLALLRRLDPVLYLDMHVSDGFDHGYDVTYTFAAWGTYTQSPAITAWLNGSFQAGVDPFVRRMGHHPHFYPSAIDERDLSKGLRFASEGPRYSTGYGDYARIPTVLVEMHCLKPYRQRVRGAYAMMEGAIRQTARDLPALRAAIAADRAARPDTLTVKWERRTTPIAQVPFTAMAAQRYRSPASGEEELRYLARTEETRVPVIGQDAVAQVMPPRAWWVPASATAVIARLDLHGIRYERIAAPREMTLDRVRLSEPRLGPVADGRVMLFAGGFHHAPETALWRVGSVRVPYDQPRGLLAAALLEPEAVDSLLAWGFFPEMLQANGAMERYASVPMAEAMLARDPALKAAFEDRLRHDPAFAADGAARLAWFVARSPYADDRYLLYPVGREVEGR from the coding sequence GTGTCGCCATTATACCCGCTGCTGCTGTCGTTGGCCGTGATCCAGCCGACCCCCGACCCGACACCGAATGTGAATCCGCCCGCGCAGGATCCGGCGCGGCCCCGCGTCACCCTGCCGCCGGCCATGCCCTGGTCGGGGCGGAGCGAGGCCCTGATCGCCAAACCGGGCGATCCCTGGATCACCCCGGCCGAGGCGAACGGCTTCACCGCCACGCCTTCCTATGACGAAACGCATGCATGGATCGACCGGCTGGTCGCTGCATCGCCGCTGCTGTCGCGCGAGGTGTTCGGCCGGACATCGGAGGGGCGCGCGCTCTATGCGGTGCGGGCGCATCGTGGTGCCGCGGGCAAGCCCGTCGTGCTGATCCAGGCGGGCATCCATTCCGGCGAGATCGACGGCAAGGATGCCGGATTGATGCTGTTGCGCGACATTGCCCTGCGCGACAAGGCGGACCTGCTGGCGCAGGTCGATATCGTGTTCGTGCCGATCTACAACGCCGACGGGCATGAACGGGCGAGCCCGTATAACCGGCCCAACCAGCGCGGGCCGAACAATCCGGGCGAACGATCGACGCCGCAGGGGATCAACCTGAACCGCGATTACGCCAAGGCCGACGCACCCGAGACGCAAGGGATGCTGGCGCTGCTGCGGCGGCTGGACCCGGTACTGTATCTCGACATGCACGTGTCGGACGGGTTCGATCACGGGTACGACGTGACCTATACCTTTGCCGCCTGGGGCACCTATACCCAGTCGCCCGCGATCACGGCGTGGCTGAACGGGTCGTTCCAGGCCGGCGTCGATCCCTTTGTGCGCCGGATGGGGCACCACCCGCATTTCTATCCCAGCGCGATCGACGAGCGCGATCTGTCCAAGGGATTGCGCTTCGCCTCGGAGGGGCCACGCTATTCGACCGGCTATGGCGACTATGCCCGCATCCCCACGGTGCTGGTCGAAATGCACTGCCTGAAACCCTATCGGCAACGCGTGCGGGGCGCCTATGCGATGATGGAAGGGGCGATCCGCCAGACCGCCCGCGACCTGCCTGCGCTACGGGCCGCGATCGCCGCGGACCGTGCTGCACGACCCGATACGCTGACCGTGAAATGGGAACGGCGCACGACCCCGATCGCGCAGGTGCCCTTCACCGCCATGGCGGCGCAACGCTATCGCTCGCCCGCCTCGGGGGAAGAGGAACTCCGCTACCTCGCGCGCACGGAGGAAACCCGCGTGCCGGTGATCGGACAGGATGCAGTGGCACAGGTAATGCCGCCGCGCGCATGGTGGGTGCCGGCGAGCGCCACCGCAGTGATCGCCCGGCTGGACCTGCACGGCATCCGGTACGAACGGATCGCCGCGCCGCGCGAGATGACGCTGGACCGCGTGCGCCTGAGCGAACCCAGGCTGGGGCCGGTCGCCGATGGCCGGGTGATGCTGTTCGCCGGCGGCTTTCATCATGCGCCGGAGACCGCGCTGTGGCGCGTCGGATCGGTACGTGTGCCCTATGATCAGCCGCGCGGGCTGCTCGCGGCCGCGTTGCTGGAGCCGGAGGCGGTCGACTCGCTGCTCGCCTGGGGCTTCTTCCCGGAAATGCTGCAGGCGAATGGCGCGATGGAGCGCTATGCCAGCGTACCGATGGCGGAAGCGATGCTGGCACGCGATCCGGCGTTGAAGGCGGCGTTCGAGGATCGGCTGCGCCATGACCCGGCCTTTGCCGCCGATGGCGCGGCGCGGCTGGCCTGGTTCGTGGCGCGCTCGCCCTATGCCGATGATCGCTACCTGCTGTATCCGGTCGGGCGCGAGGTCGAGGGGCGATAG
- a CDS encoding TonB-dependent receptor, whose protein sequence is MTMTTTTRVPVGGRARWLAMAAILFAAPALPAAAQQAEAADDDHAHAHDHNNVDDIVVLGRRRVDRVNGSDIVTERMSQASIALDRSILDDYGVRRLADALELVSGISQQNNLGGLRDNYAIRGFLGTPDTGAEYFVDGFLANRGFGPPRDPANVERIEVLKGPVGAVFGAVDPAGIVNVVTKKPQFRTGAGATVSGGSFGTWRVEADVESLLDPRFSIRLVGAIENSDGFRDYVDLRRRLFAPSASWRPLDGTTLTYQGEYIEFRSPFDRGIPAIGNDAEAVSRRRFLGEPADGRVSSTNWRHEVTLEQDLGGSWTMVGGAAYRDATIRGFSTETSSLPVNGVVRRQRRYRDWNLTDWSGRAEVRGTVDLLGLHRPSFGVTLYDLDFDTYQERFRPTAANPYPIDVFNPVYGGTAGPLVPFTVTAERRKSVAAYAQDMWEVTDSFSVVGGMRYENLDQTIDNKIAGRVSRLTRNPIEFRGGVRFRPDPRFAFHANWGEGFRANSSVDRNGLPFAPETGRGWEVGAKVVLPSFRAAASWFHVSKQNVLVTDLAEPNFLTTGRIRSQGVEFDGEVDLARGVRLIGNYAFTDAKARDPNIPSSDVLNVPRHAGTLQLFATVPVGAQHVDLAAGASYVGPRAAALDGSDLRLDGYVKAKASIGYALTDRITARIEVDNILNQTYAQSSYSAQWIYPGAPRSVLASLSVRY, encoded by the coding sequence ATGACGATGACGACGACGACGCGGGTGCCGGTGGGCGGGCGCGCGCGCTGGCTGGCGATGGCCGCGATCCTGTTTGCCGCACCTGCGCTGCCGGCAGCGGCGCAACAGGCGGAGGCCGCCGACGACGACCATGCGCATGCGCACGATCATAACAATGTCGACGATATCGTCGTGCTCGGCCGCCGCCGGGTCGACCGGGTCAATGGCTCCGACATCGTCACCGAGCGTATGTCGCAGGCGAGCATCGCGCTCGATCGCAGCATTCTGGACGATTACGGCGTGCGCCGCCTGGCCGACGCGCTGGAACTGGTCAGCGGTATTTCGCAGCAGAACAATCTGGGTGGCCTGCGCGATAATTATGCGATCCGCGGCTTTCTAGGCACGCCGGATACCGGCGCGGAATATTTCGTCGACGGCTTTCTGGCCAATCGCGGCTTCGGCCCGCCGCGCGATCCCGCCAATGTCGAGCGTATCGAGGTGCTGAAAGGTCCGGTCGGCGCGGTGTTCGGCGCGGTCGATCCTGCCGGCATCGTCAATGTCGTGACCAAGAAGCCGCAGTTCCGCACCGGTGCCGGGGCCACGGTCAGCGGCGGTTCCTTCGGCACGTGGCGGGTGGAGGCCGATGTCGAATCGCTTCTCGACCCCCGCTTCTCGATCCGGCTGGTCGGCGCGATCGAGAACAGCGACGGCTTTCGCGATTATGTCGACCTGCGCCGCCGCCTGTTCGCGCCCTCGGCAAGCTGGCGCCCCCTCGACGGCACGACCCTCACCTATCAGGGCGAATATATCGAGTTCCGCTCGCCCTTCGACCGCGGCATCCCGGCGATCGGCAACGATGCGGAGGCCGTGTCGCGCCGCCGCTTCCTGGGCGAGCCGGCGGACGGCCGCGTATCCTCCACCAACTGGCGGCATGAGGTGACGCTGGAACAGGATCTGGGCGGAAGCTGGACGATGGTGGGCGGTGCGGCTTACCGCGACGCCACGATCCGCGGCTTCTCCACCGAGACATCGTCGCTACCAGTGAACGGCGTCGTGCGGCGCCAGCGTCGCTATCGCGACTGGAACCTGACCGACTGGTCGGGGCGGGCGGAGGTGCGCGGCACCGTCGATCTGCTCGGCCTGCATCGGCCAAGCTTCGGCGTGACGCTCTACGACCTGGATTTCGACACCTATCAGGAACGCTTCCGCCCGACCGCTGCCAACCCCTACCCAATCGATGTGTTCAATCCCGTCTATGGCGGCACAGCGGGCCCGCTCGTCCCCTTCACCGTCACGGCGGAGCGCCGCAAATCGGTCGCCGCCTATGCGCAGGACATGTGGGAGGTCACCGACAGCTTCAGCGTCGTGGGCGGCATGCGCTATGAAAATCTGGACCAGACGATCGACAACAAGATCGCCGGCCGCGTCAGCCGGCTGACGCGCAACCCGATCGAATTTCGCGGCGGCGTGCGCTTCCGCCCCGATCCCCGCTTCGCCTTCCACGCCAATTGGGGCGAGGGGTTCCGCGCCAATTCCAGTGTCGACCGCAACGGCCTGCCCTTCGCCCCCGAAACCGGTCGTGGGTGGGAGGTCGGCGCCAAGGTCGTGCTGCCGTCCTTCCGTGCCGCGGCAAGCTGGTTCCACGTTTCCAAGCAGAACGTGCTGGTCACCGATCTGGCGGAACCGAACTTCCTCACCACCGGGCGCATCCGCTCGCAGGGCGTGGAATTCGACGGCGAGGTCGACCTGGCGCGCGGGGTGCGGCTGATCGGCAACTACGCCTTTACCGACGCAAAGGCGCGCGATCCGAACATCCCCAGCTCCGACGTGCTGAACGTGCCTCGCCATGCCGGTACGCTGCAACTGTTCGCAACGGTGCCCGTGGGGGCGCAGCATGTCGATCTCGCGGCCGGCGCCAGCTATGTCGGCCCCCGCGCCGCCGCGCTGGACGGCAGCGACCTGCGCCTGGACGGCTATGTAAAGGCAAAGGCAAGCATCGGATACGCGCTGACCGACCGGATCACCGCGCGTATCGAGGTCGATAACATCCTGAACCAGACCTATGCGCAAAGCAGCTACAGCGCACAATGGATCTATCCCGGCGCCCCGCGCTCGGTCTTGGCATCGCTATCGGTACGCTATTGA
- a CDS encoding dihydroorotase, with amino-acid sequence MTTFDLTLTGGTVHTPGGPIRADVGVRDGRIVHIGPVGDAGRRVDCTGLDILPGVIDTQVHFREPGLVHKEDLASGSRAAVMGGVTAVFEMPNTKPNTDSAEAIADKLSRAKGMYCDHAFYVGATHHNPQALAELERMPGTAGVKIFMGASTGDLLVSDDETLSEVLRHGARRVAIHAEDEDRMNARLSERIDGDPASHPVWRDDESALLATRRILRLAREAGRRIHILHVTTPAELEYIAGHKDIATCEVTPQHLTLAGEEAYPRLGTWAQMNPPIRSGAHRDGLWHWLNQGVPDVIGSDHAPHTVEEKAKPYPQSPSGMPGVQTLLPLLLDHAAHGRLTLQRVIELTSAGAQRVFGIVGKGRIAAGYDADFTIVDLKKRWTVEEPWLQSRCGWSPFTGVELTGKPVGTIVRGQVAMWEDTLADAPTGAPINFESVAFG; translated from the coding sequence ATGACGACGTTCGACCTCACCCTCACCGGCGGCACCGTGCACACCCCCGGTGGCCCCATCCGCGCCGATGTCGGGGTGCGGGACGGGCGGATCGTTCATATCGGGCCGGTGGGCGATGCGGGGCGCCGCGTCGATTGCACCGGGCTCGACATCCTGCCCGGCGTGATCGACACGCAAGTGCATTTCCGCGAGCCCGGCCTGGTCCACAAGGAGGATCTGGCGAGCGGCAGCCGCGCAGCAGTGATGGGCGGCGTAACCGCGGTGTTCGAAATGCCCAACACCAAGCCGAACACCGATTCGGCCGAAGCGATCGCCGACAAGCTGTCCCGCGCCAAAGGCATGTATTGCGACCACGCCTTTTATGTCGGCGCGACGCACCACAATCCGCAGGCGCTGGCCGAGCTGGAACGGATGCCGGGCACTGCGGGGGTGAAGATCTTCATGGGCGCCTCCACCGGCGACCTGCTGGTCAGCGACGATGAAACGCTCAGCGAGGTGCTGCGTCACGGGGCGCGCCGCGTCGCGATCCATGCCGAGGACGAGGACCGGATGAACGCGCGCCTGTCCGAACGGATCGATGGCGATCCCGCCTCGCACCCCGTATGGCGCGACGACGAGAGCGCCTTGCTGGCCACGCGTCGCATCCTGCGGCTGGCGCGCGAGGCGGGGCGGCGCATCCATATCCTGCACGTCACCACGCCCGCCGAACTGGAATATATCGCCGGGCACAAGGACATCGCGACCTGCGAGGTGACGCCGCAACACCTGACGCTGGCGGGTGAAGAGGCGTATCCGCGCCTTGGCACCTGGGCGCAGATGAACCCGCCGATCCGCTCGGGCGCGCACCGCGACGGCCTGTGGCACTGGCTGAACCAGGGCGTGCCCGACGTCATCGGTTCCGACCATGCGCCGCACACGGTGGAGGAAAAGGCCAAGCCCTATCCGCAGTCGCCCAGCGGCATGCCGGGAGTGCAGACGCTGCTGCCGCTGTTGCTCGACCATGCCGCCCACGGCCGGCTGACGCTGCAACGCGTGATCGAGCTGACCAGCGCGGGTGCGCAGCGCGTGTTCGGCATCGTCGGCAAGGGGCGGATCGCGGCGGGCTATGACGCCGACTTCACGATCGTCGACCTGAAGAAGCGGTGGACCGTCGAGGAGCCGTGGCTGCAATCGCGCTGCGGCTGGTCGCCCTTCACCGGCGTGGAGCTGACCGGCAAGCCGGTCGGCACGATCGTCCGCGGTCAGGTGGCGATGTGGGAAGATACGCTGGCCGACGCACCGACCGGCGCGCCGATCAACTTCGAATCGGTGGCGTTCGGCTGA
- the cobF gene encoding precorrin-6A synthase (deacetylating) produces the protein MAIELALIGIGTGNPDHLTRAAETAMRAANLILLPRKGAAKSDLIDLRRAICADVLTDTTRVVEFDLPSREAQPDYLDAVDRWHDAIAAIWAREIATHLPDGGRLALLVWGDPSLYDSTIRIARRLDARIRLSFIPGITSLQALTAAHGVPLNALAAPVLVTTGRRLRDGGWPSGVDTLAVMLDGHCAFADLPPLGVHIWWGAYLGMPHQAIDAGPLADVAARIVATRAALRAEHGWIMDTYLLRRGEDAR, from the coding sequence ATGGCGATAGAGCTGGCGCTGATCGGCATCGGCACCGGCAATCCCGACCACCTGACCCGCGCCGCAGAGACCGCGATGCGCGCCGCCAACCTGATCCTGCTGCCCCGCAAAGGCGCCGCCAAGTCCGACCTGATCGACCTGCGCCGCGCGATCTGCGCCGATGTGCTGACCGACACCACGCGTGTCGTGGAGTTCGACCTGCCGTCGCGGGAAGCGCAGCCCGACTATCTGGACGCAGTCGATCGCTGGCACGACGCGATCGCCGCGATCTGGGCGCGCGAGATCGCCACCCATCTGCCCGACGGCGGCCGCCTCGCCCTGCTCGTCTGGGGCGACCCTTCGCTTTATGACAGCACGATCCGTATCGCACGGCGGCTGGACGCCCGTATCCGCCTGTCCTTCATTCCCGGCATCACCAGCCTGCAGGCACTGACGGCCGCACATGGCGTGCCGCTGAACGCGCTGGCCGCGCCCGTGCTGGTCACCACCGGTCGCCGCCTGCGCGATGGTGGCTGGCCTTCGGGTGTCGATACGCTGGCGGTCATGCTGGACGGCCACTGCGCCTTTGCCGACCTGCCGCCGCTGGGCGTGCATATCTGGTGGGGCGCCTATCTCGGCATGCCGCATCAGGCGATCGATGCCGGGCCGCTGGCGGATGTCGCGGCGCGCATCGTCGCCACCCGCGCCGCGCTGCGGGCCGAACACGGCTGGATCATGGACACCTATCTGCTGCGCCGGGGAGAGGATGCCCGGTGA